Proteins from a genomic interval of Capsicum annuum cultivar UCD-10X-F1 chromosome 4, UCD10Xv1.1, whole genome shotgun sequence:
- the LOC107867263 gene encoding growth-regulating factor 1-like isoform X1 has product MCFLGFQMSRDKCFVPPLIVLDTSLCIGCGSGALNGGNMHGLIAGVKGPFTPSQWMELEHQALIYKYITANVPIPPYLLNPIRKALESAGFPTFTGLRSNALGWGAFHLGFSNSNDPEPGRCRRTDGKKWRCSRDAVADQKYCERHMNRGRHRSRKPVEGQTGNSASANTGATTTTTTTSAKLMNMSSAASAALASGGGAAASSNSLNLSHHSQLCNLQPAVTNPSTTSPYLERSYTAKENFGERYSDMKGSTIVSPSVKEPQYKEQNLYGVTSRAEFGLVCADSLINPLNKKSSLVNCRGFGNSDNISDQESKSQHHPLRQFMDDWPKNQSDQSNVSWPDIDLQSDPTQLSISIPVVTSDFMSSTSSPANDKLTASSHRSREHEATQMGLGIGTIISEHNQRQGSWIPISWESSMGGPLGEVLHSTNSSSGDCKNNSALNLMTEGWDRSPRMGSSPTGVLQKSSFGSLSNSSAGSSPRAENSKTTNEGSSLCNGLLGTTIMNPTLPAM; this is encoded by the exons ATGTGTTTTCTTGGTTTTCAAATGTCTAGAGATAAATGTTTTGTACCCCCTTTAATTGTTCTAGACACATCTTTATGTATAG GTTGTGGCAGTGGAGCTTTGAATGGTGGAAATATGCATGGGCTAATAGCAGGAGTGAAAGGGCCATTCACTCCATCACAGTGGATGGAGCTGGAACATCAGGCCTTGATCTACAAGTACATCACTGCAAATGTACCAATACCTCCTTATCTACTCAATCCTATCAGAAAAGCTCTTGAATCTGCTGGTTTCCCAACTTTTACAGGCCTTAGATCCAATGCTT TGGGATGGGGTGCTTTCCATCTAGGGTTCTCCAATAGCAATGATCCAGAACCAGGAAGGTGTAGGAGAACAGATGGTAAGAAATGGCGGTGCTCAAGAGATGCAGTTGCTGATCAAAAGTATTGTGAGCGACACATGAACAGGGGTCGCCATCGTTCAAGAAAGCCTGTCGAAGGACAAACTGGAAATTCCGCCTCTGCAAACACCGGtgctactactactacaactACTACTTCCGCCAAGCTGATGAACATGTCATCTGCAGCATCAGCAGCTTTGGCTTCCGGAGGAGGTGCTGCTGCATCATCCAACAGTCTCAATCTCTCTCATCACAGTCAACTCTGCAACTTGCAGCCTGCAGTAACTAATCCATCCACAACATCCCCTTATCTAGAAAG GAGTTACACGGCCAAGGAGAATTTTGGTGAAAGGTATTCCGATATGAAAGGCTCTACAATTGTTTCACCAAGTGTAAAAGAGCCCCAGTATAAGGAGCAGAATCTTTATGGAGTAACCTCGAGGGCTGAATTTGGATTAGTTTGTGCCGACTCTTTGATCAATCCACTGAATAAGAAGTCTTCATTAGTGAACTGCCGTGGCTTTGGCAATTCAGATAATATCAGTGATCAAGAAAGTAAATCACAACATCATCCTCTTCGACAATTCATGGATGATTGGCCCAAAAACCAATCAGATCAATCGAATGTTTCATGGCCAGACATTGATTTGCAGTCAGATCCAACTCAGCTCTCCATTTCCATCCCTGTAGTCACATCAGACTTCATGTCTTCGACTTCCTCTCCTGCAAATGACAAACTCACGGCCTCATCACACAGGTCTCGGGAGCATGAAGCAACTCAAATGGGACTTGGCATTGGTACCATCATCAGTGAACATAACCAAAGACAAGGAAGTTGGATTCCTATATCATGGGAATCTTCCATGGGTGGACCTCTTGGGGAGGTCTTGCATAGCACTAATAGCAGCTCGGGCGATTGCAAGAACAACTCAGCTCTTAATCTCATGACCGAGGGTTGGGATAGAAGCCCCCGGATGGGTTCATCACCAACCGGGGTCTTACAAAAGTCCTCGTTTGGTTCCCTTTCAAACAGCAGTGCAGGGAGCAGTCCTAGAGCAGAAAACAGTAAGACAACGAACGAGGGCTCCAGTCTTTGTAATGGCCTTCTTGGAACAACTATCATGAATCCAACCCTACCTGCCATGTAA
- the LOC107867263 gene encoding growth-regulating factor 1-like — protein MDFGVVVGGLDSGGGVICSDNTSNMFAETKQQKLLYGSVGFNKHERSSVVTSEDEWNDKDTKLAKTTHDFSVSKPTMLFQQQQMLSFAAPNNTQNHLTMSYYQHPSSGFARNTPGCGSGALNGGNMHGLIAGVKGPFTPSQWMELEHQALIYKYITANVPIPPYLLNPIRKALESAGFPTFTGLRSNALGWGAFHLGFSNSNDPEPGRCRRTDGKKWRCSRDAVADQKYCERHMNRGRHRSRKPVEGQTGNSASANTGATTTTTTTSAKLMNMSSAASAALASGGGAAASSNSLNLSHHSQLCNLQPAVTNPSTTSPYLERSYTAKENFGERYSDMKGSTIVSPSVKEPQYKEQNLYGVTSRAEFGLVCADSLINPLNKKSSLVNCRGFGNSDNISDQESKSQHHPLRQFMDDWPKNQSDQSNVSWPDIDLQSDPTQLSISIPVVTSDFMSSTSSPANDKLTASSHRSREHEATQMGLGIGTIISEHNQRQGSWIPISWESSMGGPLGEVLHSTNSSSGDCKNNSALNLMTEGWDRSPRMGSSPTGVLQKSSFGSLSNSSAGSSPRAENSKTTNEGSSLCNGLLGTTIMNPTLPAM, from the exons ATGGATTTTGGTGTGGTGGTGGGGGGTTTAGATAGTGGTGGTGGGGTGATTTGTTCAGACAATACTAGTAACATGTTTGCTGAGACCAAACAACAAAAGTTGTTGTATGGATCTGTTGGATTTAACAAACATGAAAGGTCATCTGTTGTTACAAGTGAAGATGAGTGGAATGATAAGGATACTAAGTTAGCTAAGACCACTCATGACTTCTCAGTTTCTAAGCCAACAATGTTGTTTCAGCAACAGCAAATGCTTAGCTTTGCTGCACCTAATAACACTCAGAATCATTTGACAATGTCTTATTATCAACACCCTTCAAGTGGTTTTGCTAGGAATACACCAG GTTGTGGCAGTGGAGCTTTGAATGGTGGAAATATGCATGGGCTAATAGCAGGAGTGAAAGGGCCATTCACTCCATCACAGTGGATGGAGCTGGAACATCAGGCCTTGATCTACAAGTACATCACTGCAAATGTACCAATACCTCCTTATCTACTCAATCCTATCAGAAAAGCTCTTGAATCTGCTGGTTTCCCAACTTTTACAGGCCTTAGATCCAATGCTT TGGGATGGGGTGCTTTCCATCTAGGGTTCTCCAATAGCAATGATCCAGAACCAGGAAGGTGTAGGAGAACAGATGGTAAGAAATGGCGGTGCTCAAGAGATGCAGTTGCTGATCAAAAGTATTGTGAGCGACACATGAACAGGGGTCGCCATCGTTCAAGAAAGCCTGTCGAAGGACAAACTGGAAATTCCGCCTCTGCAAACACCGGtgctactactactacaactACTACTTCCGCCAAGCTGATGAACATGTCATCTGCAGCATCAGCAGCTTTGGCTTCCGGAGGAGGTGCTGCTGCATCATCCAACAGTCTCAATCTCTCTCATCACAGTCAACTCTGCAACTTGCAGCCTGCAGTAACTAATCCATCCACAACATCCCCTTATCTAGAAAG GAGTTACACGGCCAAGGAGAATTTTGGTGAAAGGTATTCCGATATGAAAGGCTCTACAATTGTTTCACCAAGTGTAAAAGAGCCCCAGTATAAGGAGCAGAATCTTTATGGAGTAACCTCGAGGGCTGAATTTGGATTAGTTTGTGCCGACTCTTTGATCAATCCACTGAATAAGAAGTCTTCATTAGTGAACTGCCGTGGCTTTGGCAATTCAGATAATATCAGTGATCAAGAAAGTAAATCACAACATCATCCTCTTCGACAATTCATGGATGATTGGCCCAAAAACCAATCAGATCAATCGAATGTTTCATGGCCAGACATTGATTTGCAGTCAGATCCAACTCAGCTCTCCATTTCCATCCCTGTAGTCACATCAGACTTCATGTCTTCGACTTCCTCTCCTGCAAATGACAAACTCACGGCCTCATCACACAGGTCTCGGGAGCATGAAGCAACTCAAATGGGACTTGGCATTGGTACCATCATCAGTGAACATAACCAAAGACAAGGAAGTTGGATTCCTATATCATGGGAATCTTCCATGGGTGGACCTCTTGGGGAGGTCTTGCATAGCACTAATAGCAGCTCGGGCGATTGCAAGAACAACTCAGCTCTTAATCTCATGACCGAGGGTTGGGATAGAAGCCCCCGGATGGGTTCATCACCAACCGGGGTCTTACAAAAGTCCTCGTTTGGTTCCCTTTCAAACAGCAGTGCAGGGAGCAGTCCTAGAGCAGAAAACAGTAAGACAACGAACGAGGGCTCCAGTCTTTGTAATGGCCTTCTTGGAACAACTATCATGAATCCAACCCTACCTGCCATGTAA